One Pleurocapsa sp. PCC 7327 DNA segment encodes these proteins:
- a CDS encoding ABC transporter permease — protein MKRILSQCYKELSQFKRDRLTVALAFILPFITLIIFGYAIRLEAKDIPLHIQDFDNTPLSRAYIERLFATNQFIPIAKGSQLSSSDPEEVVDRGLAKVAVVIPPDFSRKIKSEIPVEVQAIVDGSDVNNARVIQNSIRATTLYFLRSSKLQPNTNKVIPRIRLWFNPGRKESLYIVPGLLGIILWIYPSLLAALAMVSEKVQGTIIQVYASNLSATELLLGKGLAYLIIGILEMIFIVGSGMLLWRIGFAGDPILLLISTLIYLTDSVMFGLLIGSRAADRTSAIQAVALIGFLTAFLLSGFIYPLSNIPFPLSLISNIVPARYYLEISRDTFVRGTGWAGVWLFFIILIILGLFIFNAARYTLRRMQLPD, from the coding sequence GCTCTGGCATTTATTCTGCCTTTTATCACTTTAATTATCTTCGGTTATGCTATTCGTCTAGAGGCAAAAGATATTCCCTTACACATACAAGATTTTGATAATACGCCTTTAAGTCGAGCTTACATTGAGCGTTTATTTGCTACCAATCAGTTTATTCCCATCGCTAAAGGTAGCCAATTATCTTCTAGCGATCCTGAAGAAGTTGTCGATAGGGGACTGGCTAAAGTTGCTGTTGTGATTCCGCCAGATTTTAGCCGCAAAATTAAATCCGAAATCCCTGTAGAAGTTCAAGCAATAGTCGATGGCAGCGATGTGAATAATGCCAGGGTGATTCAAAATAGTATCCGAGCAACAACTCTATATTTTTTACGCAGTTCTAAATTACAACCAAATACTAATAAAGTTATCCCCCGTATTCGCCTTTGGTTTAATCCTGGAAGAAAAGAATCGCTTTATATCGTTCCCGGATTGTTGGGCATAATTTTATGGATATATCCTTCCTTATTAGCGGCACTTGCCATGGTAAGCGAAAAGGTTCAAGGAACGATTATACAAGTTTATGCTTCTAACCTTAGTGCAACAGAACTGCTTTTAGGAAAAGGATTGGCCTATCTCATCATTGGTATTTTAGAAATGATTTTTATTGTAGGATCTGGGATGTTACTCTGGCGAATCGGTTTTGCAGGCGATCCAATTCTCTTATTAATTAGCACGCTAATTTATCTAACTGATAGTGTTATGTTTGGACTCCTAATTGGCAGCCGAGCGGCCGATCGAACTTCAGCTATTCAAGCAGTCGCTCTAATTGGTTTTTTAACAGCTTTTCTCTTATCTGGCTTTATTTATCCTTTGAGTAATATTCCCTTTCCTCTTTCCCTAATTTCTAATATCGTTCCGGCTAGATACTATCTCGAAATCAGCCGAGATACTTTTGTGAGAGGAACTGGCTGGGCAGGAGTTTGGCTATTTTTTATAATTTTAATTATTTTGGGATTGTTTATCTTTAATGCAGCTAGATACACCCTAAGACGGATGCAATTACCTGATTAA
- a CDS encoding alpha/beta fold hydrolase produces the protein MNAIAPIRQILNFSDIQLSYLEWNSGKEPLILLHGLVDCALVWSSLGDYLALNYHIIAPDLRGHGDSSKPENNYLFSDFIADLEALMKHLGWSSAHVLAHSWSAKLLTIWARQDPKRFRSLILVDPFFIGKIPSWFKITFPILYRVLPFLKIMGSFSSYEEAEKLARQLKQYRDWKPLQEQVFQASIEQKSDGTWGSKFVVQARDRIFEEVMQVAGLTQPIDIPTLFVKPQKGLNRTAWQLKPYKTYLKNLQICEVPGNHWAFLVEPEIFNQTVEKFLKAIR, from the coding sequence ATGAATGCAATCGCGCCTATCCGTCAAATCTTAAATTTTTCTGACATTCAGTTGTCTTATTTAGAATGGAATAGCGGAAAAGAACCTTTAATTCTCTTACATGGTTTGGTTGATTGCGCTTTAGTATGGTCGAGTCTGGGAGACTATCTAGCGCTCAACTACCACATTATTGCTCCCGATTTGCGCGGTCATGGAGACAGTAGCAAGCCTGAAAATAATTATTTATTCTCCGATTTTATTGCCGATTTAGAAGCACTAATGAAACATTTAGGATGGTCTTCCGCTCATGTTTTAGCTCATTCGTGGAGTGCTAAATTATTAACAATTTGGGCAAGACAAGATCCCAAACGTTTTCGGAGTTTAATTCTCGTCGATCCCTTTTTTATTGGGAAAATTCCTAGTTGGTTTAAAATAACGTTTCCAATTTTGTACCGCGTTTTACCTTTCCTTAAAATTATGGGATCTTTTTCTAGTTACGAGGAAGCAGAAAAATTGGCGCGTCAATTAAAACAATATCGCGATTGGAAGCCTTTACAGGAGCAAGTTTTTCAAGCTAGTATCGAACAAAAAAGCGATGGAACTTGGGGCAGTAAATTTGTTGTGCAAGCTCGCGATCGCATTTTTGAAGAAGTCATGCAAGTGGCAGGACTAACGCAACCGATTGATATTCCAACGCTGTTTGTCAAACCTCAAAAAGGACTCAATCGCACTGCATGGCAGCTCAAACCCTATAAAACTTATTTAAAAAATCTACAAATTTGTGAAGTTCCAGGCAATCATTGGGCATTTTTAGTCGAACCAGAAATTTTTAATCAAACAGTAGAGAAATTTTTAAAAGCAATTCGGTA